A genomic window from Fibrobacterota bacterium includes:
- a CDS encoding IS630 family transposase, whose translation MKMPFALWNRQAVQELIYSRYGISLVITAVGKYLKKWGFTVQVPTIKKPGQRPPEVKAWLEKEYPEIQAQAMQEDAGIWWGDETAVQNSPNQLRGYSPRGKTPSVTGPRKRVHIHMVSAVSNQGAIRFKLYSEAINVERFKDFLMKMIADAKGRKIILILDNLRVHHAKDLQPWLLENKHLIELRFLPAYSPEMNPDEYLNRDMKSRLSNKPMTSSAEVLESRVLGYMDYLEKEKELVQSFFSYSQVKYAA comes from the coding sequence ATGAAAATGCCGTTTGCACTTTGGAACCGTCAAGCCGTTCAAGAATTGATCTACTCTCGATATGGAATTTCTCTAGTCATCACAGCTGTTGGCAAATATCTGAAAAAGTGGGGCTTCACCGTTCAAGTCCCCACCATCAAGAAACCAGGCCAGCGGCCACCCGAAGTCAAGGCATGGCTTGAGAAGGAATACCCGGAGATCCAAGCCCAAGCCATGCAGGAGGACGCGGGGATTTGGTGGGGGGACGAGACTGCTGTCCAGAACTCTCCGAACCAACTTCGCGGCTACTCACCTCGTGGCAAGACTCCTTCTGTTACAGGTCCGCGCAAGCGCGTCCATATTCACATGGTATCGGCGGTTAGCAACCAAGGCGCGATACGTTTCAAATTGTATTCCGAGGCAATTAACGTCGAGCGATTCAAGGATTTCTTGATGAAAATGATAGCGGACGCCAAGGGGCGCAAAATTATTCTTATCCTCGATAACCTGCGCGTTCATCATGCAAAAGATCTGCAGCCTTGGCTCCTAGAGAATAAGCATCTCATTGAATTGAGATTTCTTCCGGCTTATTCGCCTGAAATGAACCCAGATGAGTATTTGAACCGGGATATGAAATCTAGGCTTTCGAACAAGCCGATGACATCAAGCGCAGAGGTCCTAGAGAGCAGGGTATTAGGCTACATGGATTACCTGGAAAAGGAAAAAGAATTGGTCCAATCATTTTTCTCTTACAGCCAAGTCAAGTATGCTGCATGA